The Synechococcus sp. M16.1 genome includes the window TGGCGGCAGCAAGGTGGCCAAGATCTCGATCGTGCCCCGTGGCATGAGCGCCCTGGGCTACACCCTGCAGCTGCCCACCGAAGAGCGCTTCCTCAATTCCAAGGAGGAACTCCAGGGCCAGATCGCCACGCTTCTCGGTGGTCGCTCGGCTGAGGAGATCGTCTTCGGCAAGATCACAACGGGTGCTGCCAATGATCTGCAGCGGGCCACCGATCTGGCTGAGCAGATGGTGGGCACCTATGGCATGAGCGACACCCTGGGGCCCTTGGCCTACGACAAGCAGGGCGGTGGCCGTTTCCTTGGCGGGGGCAACAACCCACGCCGCTCGGTGAGTGATGCCACGGCTCAGGCCATTGATAAGGAGGTGCGTGGGCTGGTGGACCAGGCCCATGACGACGCCCTCGCGATCCTGCGGGAGAACATGGCGCTGCTCGAGACGATCGCCCAGAAGATCCTCGAAAAAGAGGTGATCGAGGGGGATGACCTCAAGCAGATGCTCGAGGCGAGTGTGCTGCCGTCCGGTGTGACCGCTTGACGGCAGCGGGGCTCATCCCCGATAACAGTCCTTTGAACCGTCGCGATGGCTACCGCTTCTGCGGGCGTTGCTGCTGTCCTCTCTCCACTGTGCGGACGTGACTTCCTTTCCTCGGCGGATTGTTCCGCCGAGGAAACAGCAGCGTTGCTGGATCTGGCTGCACAACTGAAGAGCGGCGATCGTCGGATCGATCTCGGCAACCGTGTGCTGGGTCTGATCTTCAGCAAGGCTTCCACCCGAACCCGTGTGAGTTTTCAGGTGGCCATGGCCCGCCTCGGCGGACAGACGGTGGATCTCAATCCTTCCGTCACCCAGCTCGGCCGCGGCGAGCCGCTGGAAGACACGGCCCGGGTTCTCAGCCGTTACTGCGATGTGCTGGCGATTCGCACCTTCGCTCAGCAGGAACTGGTCGACTACGCACACTGGGCCTCGGTGCCGGTGATCAATGCCCTCACCGATCTGGAGCATCCCTGTCAGGCCCTGGCCGACTTCCTCACCATGCAGGAAGCCCATGGCCCCCTTCCTGGTCAGACCCTGGCTTATGTGGGCGACGGCAACAACGTGGCCCATTCCCTGATGCTCTGCGGCGCTCTGCTAGGGGTGAATGTGCGGATCGGCTGCCCCGAGGGCTTCGAGCCCTTGCCGGGTGTGCTTGAGCAGGCCCAATCTTTGGCCCAGCACGGTGCCTCGATTGAGGTGGTGACTGACCCCAGTGAGGCGGTGGCGGGTGCCCAGGCCGTTTACACCGACGTTTGGGCCTCCATGGGCCAAGAGGCCGAACAGGCGCAGCGGGAGCAGGCCTTTGCAGGATTCTGTGTGGATCAAGCCCTGATGGAGCAGGCGGCAGCCGATGCGATCGTTCTGCACTGCCTGCCGGCCCACCGCGGTGAGGAGATCAGCGCCGAGGTGATGGAGGGCACGGCAAGCCGCATCTTTGATCAGGCGGAAAACCGCCTGCATGCGCAGCAGTCTCTGTTGGCGGTGTTGATGGGTGGTCTGTGACGGTGATCCACCGCTGGTTGGTGCCGTTGATGGTCACCGCCCATGCGGTGGCAGCGTCAGCGGATCAGGCCACCGACAAACAACAGCAGAGCACCATCGCCCGATGGACGGCCGAGAAAATCTGTGAAATGGGTGTGGATGCTTTTTACGCCTTGCCGGATCCTGAGCTCAAAACCATGTTTGAGCGCGACACCTCGATGCGTTACGAGGATGTTCCCAACGCACCAACCGATCAGGAAAAGTCCCGTATTACCGGGCAATTGATGGGATATCTGATGGCGGCCTGTCCGCAACAGCTTGAGAACTACAAAAACCGCTGAAGAGCATCGCGATGCGTAAGGAACGCTGCTGGGTTTGGTTCAAAGGTGGCCTCTCGGAGGAGGGGCACTGGATGTCGGGCTGGGTGGCCAGCACAACCGAGCAGCCGGGGCTGCTGATTGAGCATCCCGGCTATGTCTCCTGCCGGGTTCCGGAATGGCGTGTGGTGTTTAAGGAGCCCAAAGACCTGAACCTGGCGCCGAGCATTCCTGAAGCTGCGGTGTGGAAGCTGGTTTGAGTGAGCCTGCGCTTGCGGCACACGGCAAGGAACGGTACAAATGTATTGCCCGAACCTTTTCTTGCGGTGACCCGTGCCCCCCAGGAGCCCCTCACCACTGCTCAGCAAGAGCTTTACGACTGGCTGGCGGACTACATCGGCACCCATCGCCACAGCCCTTCGATTCGCCAGATGATGCAGGCGATGGGACTGCGCTCTCCTGCGCCGATCCAGAGCAGGTTGCGCCATCTTCAGCAGAAGGGATGGATTACCTGGCAGGAAGGCCAGGCGCGGACCTTGCAGCTCCTTGGAGACATGGTCGGTGCCGCCGGGATTCCCGTGCTGGGCGCCGTTGCCGCCGGTGGCCTGGTGACGGCTTTCGATGATGTTCAGGAGCATCTCGACCTGGCGCCGGTGCTGGAGACCCGTGGCCTGTTTGCCCTGACGGTGAATGGTGACTCGATGGTCGACTCCCACATCGCCGATGGGGATGTGGTGTTGATGGAGCCGGTGCAGGATCCGCAGCGGTTGCGCAACGGCACGGTGGTGAGTGCTCTGGTGGCCGGCAGTGGCACCACGCTTAAGCATTTCCATCGCCAGGGGGCGACGGTGGTGCTGGAAGCTGCCAACCCCGCTTATCAACCGATTGAGCTTCCCGCCGAACAGGTGGAGGTGCAGGGTCGCTTGGTTGCCGTCTGGCGCCAGGTCTGAGGCTCCCGCGGTGTAAGCTGTTTCACGACAACGGCGGCTCTGAAGCTTCCACGTCGATATGGGGCCATAGCTCAGCTGGTAGAGCACCTGCATGGCATGCAGGGGGTCAGGAGTTCGAGTCTCCTTGGCTCCATTCTTAAGAAAAGCCAGTCCAGCACTGGCATCTGAGCGGTCCACTCGGGCCGCTTTTTTAATGAAAAACGGCTAAATATCATTTTTTGTGCGCCAAAGTGTGCGCCAATCTTGCGGGGAAGGTGTTGAGCGGTGCTAGTGCCAAAAACGCGCTGTGTATCCATTTGAACGACGCAGGGGTTGACACTCCCCTATAAAGGATCTGTAGCAACCGCTACATAACGTTCACTCCTTTCGAAGGGGCGCAGACACTCCAAGCCACGGAACGGGGACTTGGAATTTTCTGAGGAACTAACCATGACTGCTCTTCTCTACAGAGGTCACTCCTACGAAGCTCAAGCAGCTTCACCCAAAGCTTGTGTCGAGCTGACCTACCGCCGCGAGCACTACAACACCTGCCGCGAAGAAGTCGCTCAAAATGCTCATCCGAGCCTGACCTACCGAGGCGCGTCCTACACCAAGTGATCAAGGCTTGATCAGAAGATCCCTAGCCCCTGCCCTCGGTGGGGGTTTCTTTTTGCCTGGAGTTGGCATCCTTGGCTGAGCAGTCAGGCTCTGATGGCACGGATCGGCAACAAAAAAGCGTTCACCGTCCACCTAAGCGATGAGATGGCGGCAATGCTTGATCTCAAGCGGAAGGAGTGGTGCCTAAGAAGTCGCGGTGAAGTCATAGAGCGCCTTTTGGGTTGGATGGTCGAGTCCTCAGAGTCGGACTCGTAGCCGTTGTGAAGTTGCGCTGGTGGTGATTGAGGAGACATGAGCTACTTCAAGTGCCCTCACTGCAACTTTGATCCCGGTGCCCATGCTTGGTCGGGTATGGCCCGGGCGAGGCATAAATGGGAGGCGCACCAAATCCCTAGTAGCGCAACCTTCAACTCCAGAACCCACTACTACCCAGATAAAGAGACTTGGGATGAGTACCAGTCGAAGCTGAGGGTGGCGAGGCTCTACCCAGTGCTCTCGCTTCTTAAACAGTGGATTAAAGGGATTCCCGAGAATCTCCACTTGTCGAAGTCACAGCTGCTCTGGCTCACCTTGGGCATCGGTCTAGTCCTTGGATACGCCTTGGCGCTTCTGTTCCATCGCTGAAGCTCTGGCATCAATCAGAGCCACCAACGCTGAACGCAAATGCAGCTGGCGGGATGCGCTGGTGATGACCGCCAAGGGAAATGGCTTCGCCGGCGGAGTGACGTAAGGAAGGTCGAAAAGAGAGAGAAATTCAGGTAGGGGTGAGTGCTGATGAAAAGAACTGATTCGTCTTGGTCACGGGTCTAGTGACAGGAGCGCCTGAGGTCCTTAAATTCCACTCACACCAGATACAGTGTCCAAACGCTTCATAAGCTCCATGCCGGCACCACTACAGTGGGTTTCGACTCCGGCACTTGGTCAGGGCCGTGCCAGTGGGGGAAGCACTGCGGCCGAGCTGTTTGAGTCAGGAAGTAGTCAGAAGCGCAGGTCCCTTCTCGAGACACTCGTAAGAGAGATCTGCCAGAACAGCTGCGATCAAAGGATCGGCTCTGAGAGGGCATCTGTCTATTTCGATCTGCTGCTGCTGAACGGTGAAGAGCGTGATGCATTTCTAAGGGCTGCGGACTGGGGTGGTTTGAAACCGCACATGGGTGCGGTAACTGGCCTCAGTGGTGCTGCGCTCACCCTCAGAGCGGGGCTCGAGGCGATGGAAGCCGACACGCTCGTCTGCCTGCGCATCAGCGACAGCGGCACCGAAGGTCTTTCGGGAGATGACTGGGACGAGAGCGGCAACTTCCGCCGCCTCTGTATTCAGAATTTCTCCACCGGCAATGACGCCGGGCGTGGTGGAAGCTTCGGACTAGGCAAGGCGGTGAGCTGGATGCATTCGCGCCTGCTCACGGTTCTGTTCTCCTCACGCGTGCATGGCCGGGAACAGGAAGGCTTGAGGCTGTTCGGGCGAAGCGAGATCCCGGCCCATGACATCGAAGGAGCTTCATTCCTTGATGGTGCCTATCTCGGCTCACCGGGTCTTCGCGACGGAATCGATGTGGCTTTGTCCGACTGGAGAACTGAGGAAACATGCGTCGATTTGAAGCTTGAAAGAGCAGGGCTCAGCGGAAGCGGGACGACACTTCTTATTCCCGCGTTCCATGAACCAGATCGGGAGGACACAGGGGCACTTGGCATTCGGGATCCGGAAGATCTCTGCGCAGACCTGACCGATGCCGCAGCGAAATGGTTCTGGCCAGCGATCAGCTGGGGACGCCTAGAAGTGCAAGCCCGTGTCTTTCGCAGTGGCGATGCAAATCCAAGCCACGTAAGCCGTGCCGAAGTGAACGGCATTTGGGCACCTTTTCTCGCCGCCAGTCGGACCGAACCTGGAACCGCTGCTGCCCTCGACCCCGGAGACTCCGCAGCCCTGGATCTGACAAGTTTTCCCCTCCCCCGGAGAATCCACCCAGAGGACCGGCCAGACCTGCTTCACAAGCCTGCTGAGACCACCATCCGTCTGGGTGTGACGAGGGTTAGTCCCACCGAAGGCTGCCTGCCTTGTCGATCCACCATTGCTCTGATCCGTGGGGCCGGAATGGTCGTCGACTATGTCGACGGAAATCGCTTGAACGACGGCGGCGCTTATTGCGCAGCTGCAATGGTGGGAAATGCCATTCAGCACATACCGGCTTCCGCCGCCATGGATGCTCAGAGCGCAGTGCCGGCGGATGTGGAGGAGTACTTCCGGGCTGCGGAGCCAGTCACGCATGACGACTGGCTTCCGACCACCCGCCGACTGAGGGAGAGCTACGACTGGCGTGGGTCGGCAGGACGACTGAGGGGCCTGCGCTCTGAGCTGCGGCAGTTGGTGATCCAGAAACTTCTGATTGCAGATGAACCGTCACCGGATGAAGGCCCGGAACTGCTTGCACGGATGCTCAATCTCGGCCGGGGGATCAGCCCGACTTCTGAGACAAAACGCGGCGAGCGACCGCGGTTGGAAATTGTTCTGGACCGCGATGGATGCTGTTTTGATCCATCACGGAAAGGATGGTCACTTCAGGGTGAGCTGATCCGTCATGGCAATGGCGAAGCGAGCGCTACCGCAGGACTCAGCTTCAGCAGCTTGGCCGATTCCGGTAAAGGGGAAGCCTGGAGAATCAGCGACATCGAACTGATGGGCTCCGTTAAAGAGGTGAGCCTGGATGATTCCGATGCAAGGCGCTTCGTCTTCTCGGTGAGTTCAGAGTTCCGCACACTCCCGTTCCGCTGTCTGGTCAAGCCTCCAACGGGTGTTGACCCGGCACTTGCCGGTTTCCGGCAGGGGGGTTGATTCATGGAATTCCTTCCCTGGAAGACAGTCGACTTGGACGGTGCATTCCGCGTTACAGCTCCAGAAAGTATTTCTGAAGAGGTGATTCAGGAGGTGAGCAATGCGGTCACCTTCCGTTTCAGCGGAGAGACGAAATCCATCCGTCTGGAGATTCTCCTGACACCACCATGGGGTTGGGAAGAGTGTTTCCCTGCAGTTGAACAGGAGCAGCCTCCTGCTCGTTTCATCTGCCGGCTGATCAGTAGATCGACCGGTCGAAGGATCGTGGTGCCACTTGAGGATGACGGCCTCGGTCTGTGGTTCGCCGAGCATGATTTCTCAGCCCTTCTTGATGGGGAGGAAATCCGAGCCGAGGCTCTTCTGGTCCGGACGGAAGCAGCTGAAGAACTCTGCGATGGGTTTGCCGACAAGAAGGGGCAGATCGTTGGCCGCAGCTGCATTCATACAATCCGCTTCACAAGCAGAAGTGCGAAAAGCGAAGCCCTGTTTCAGCTGCGCTGGACTGACTTTCCAAGTGGAGCGAGCCAGCAGCTCTGGCGGCTCCAGGCCGGTGAACCCCCGGTGCTTGAACTCAACGCGAAAGTTTCAGCACCCCTGCGGAGACTGCTGATGAGCCGCGGCAGGCGCCGCAACGGGCCGGCTCTGCAGCGTGATGCTGTGTTCATGGCGATCTGCTCAGGCGTATGGCCTCTGCTTGTCTCCGGTGCACTTGCCGATCTTCAGCGCATCGTGGATCAGGACCGGAGCATCGATCCCGAAGAGGCGATCGCATCGATGAACAGCTGGCAGAGCAGGTTGCTCGGTCTGTTCGCTCCAGGGCTTACCGGCGCTGATCTGCCGGCCCACAGCGCCCTTCCCTTGCTCGTGCGTGAACTCCATAGCCCGGGAGGATTTATGCGCCTGATGCTGCGGATGCCGGCACTGATTCAGGAAGAGACACGTCTGGTGACACTTGCCGAGGCGATGGCCGACGCCCAGCAGGTTCATCCAGCGGCAGAGGCTGAGGCGGCCATCGAAGCGGAGGCGGCATGAGCAACGATCTGTTCCGGCTCGTCCATCCGGTGAGTGAACAGGGGCTTGTGGAAGCGCTTCGCGATCCCCATCTGCTGGAGGTGAAACCGGTGGATGCCGAGGTGGACCTCTCGGGTTTCGATGCCGCGCTTGAGCAACTGCTCAGCAGTGATGTGCGCGAGTCCGCGATGGACGGTGCTCTGGTGGAGCCACTGCACAGAGCCCTGCGGCACCTGCCGGAATCGGTGACCACCGACATGCGCGTCTGGCACTGGTTCTGCCTTGTTCGCCATCACGATTTGGTGTGGAGGCGATGGAGGGGAAGCGCACCCGCCGATCCTGAGGACGGATTCCTCAGCGGGAAAGGGCATCGACCAGTGCCGGCGGTTCGTTTTCTGGGCACAGCCTCGATCAACGGCCACGGCCGCAACACCTTCGCCCGTCTGTTTTTCGCAGCACAGCGACTGATCGGATCCGAAGGCGAGGACTACGACCTCG containing:
- a CDS encoding DUF6339 family protein yields the protein MSNDLFRLVHPVSEQGLVEALRDPHLLEVKPVDAEVDLSGFDAALEQLLSSDVRESAMDGALVEPLHRALRHLPESVTTDMRVWHWFCLVRHHDLVWRRWRGSAPADPEDGFLSGKGHRPVPAVRFLGTASINGHGRNTFARLFFAAQRLIGSEGEDYDLVRRLFTSQELHLGISDREYGLLPAVNRVLTSELADLPDLRVRAGVRRLNGLGGSICLDLLDEGEIAGLIRSNDEEQSA
- the argF gene encoding ornithine carbamoyltransferase; amino-acid sequence: MATASAGVAAVLSPLCGRDFLSSADCSAEETAALLDLAAQLKSGDRRIDLGNRVLGLIFSKASTRTRVSFQVAMARLGGQTVDLNPSVTQLGRGEPLEDTARVLSRYCDVLAIRTFAQQELVDYAHWASVPVINALTDLEHPCQALADFLTMQEAHGPLPGQTLAYVGDGNNVAHSLMLCGALLGVNVRIGCPEGFEPLPGVLEQAQSLAQHGASIEVVTDPSEAVAGAQAVYTDVWASMGQEAEQAQREQAFAGFCVDQALMEQAAADAIVLHCLPAHRGEEISAEVMEGTASRIFDQAENRLHAQQSLLAVLMGGL
- a CDS encoding DUF4278 domain-containing protein, which translates into the protein MTALLYRGHSYEAQAASPKACVELTYRREHYNTCREEVAQNAHPSLTYRGASYTK
- the lexA gene encoding transcriptional repressor LexA, which gives rise to MTRAPQEPLTTAQQELYDWLADYIGTHRHSPSIRQMMQAMGLRSPAPIQSRLRHLQQKGWITWQEGQARTLQLLGDMVGAAGIPVLGAVAAGGLVTAFDDVQEHLDLAPVLETRGLFALTVNGDSMVDSHIADGDVVLMEPVQDPQRLRNGTVVSALVAGSGTTLKHFHRQGATVVLEAANPAYQPIELPAEQVEVQGRLVAVWRQV